The bacterium region TCCTTCATCCATGTCTCACTGACTGGCTGAATTTGCGTGACCGATTCTTGTTCCTTAAATCGATCTCGATCCGATGTTGTCAGGTATTTCAGATAGCCCGCCATATCTCCATCTAGTGCACTCGACACTACAGACGACAACACAGTTCTAACCTCCGCAGCAACTTTCTGATTATCAAAAGTGTCATCTGCTATGCGAGCACGAGTACCTTCGACCGTTTCTACGGCGCTCTGAACGCTCTCAGTGCCTTGATCATCAACGATCTCTTCTTCAGCCAAGAGGAACGTGGGATTTAACCCTAAAATCAGGGCTATGATGATTCCTTCCATCATTTTCGACTTTGAATATCTCATGCAATTCTCCTTTTCGGAATTAGTAAATCAGTGCGATCAACCGCAATAGTTGTCACACCAAAATAGGTATATCTCTTTGTCATAACTTTATTTATGACACTCATCAGAGAACCTCTGGATGGGAGTAGCGACCGTAAAGACTTTCTACACATTGCCTGACGAGAAATTGCATCTGCTTCTAGCCAATTCGGAAGGAACTACGTCTATCTGAGGGCATCGATCAGAAAGAAAGTGCGGATATTTTCTCTTTTTCACTTTCGAGTATATGAGAGCGTCAATACCTGTAAGCTTTCTGGCAAATGAGAATAACGTGTCATCCCAGTCGATGTTAATTCTTGGCAGCGCATGCGGATAAGAGAAAAAAGCATGTGAGGCATGACCAAAGTAAGTTATACATGCGGTAGAAAAACCAATTTCTCTGGCGAGTTTGATCTCTCTCGGAGATACATGCGCAGTGCTACCAAAGGGGTAGGCAAAATGCTGAATTGCACTCTTCGTTTTGTCCGAAAGTTCCTCCCGTGACTGAGCTAATTCCCGCATTGCAAGTTCATCTGTCTGGAAACTCAGTGCGGGATGATTCACTGTATGGGCACCAATGGTTATAAGCGGATGGCTCGAAAGGGCCTCGACATCACTCCATGAAAGCATTTCTACATCAGCCTGGTCTCGCCTGCTCACTGACTGCTGAATTATCTTCAGTAATCGGCATATTTTTTGAGGTGATAGTCTCTCAAATAGAGTTGTCAGGGCTGCAAAACAATCATCGCGTTGCGAGATAGACTGTAGGGAATATCTATACGATTGGTTTTCCCAACTGAAATCAAGCTGATTTGAATTCTGAATAATCGCCTCCAGCTCTCGCCACCAAACTGGAGCACGATGATCAAGAAAGCCTGTAGTTACAAAAATTGTGGCTGGGATCTGAAATCTCTCGAGTATCGGTAGCGCAAGTGTCAATCCGTCCCTATAACCATCATCAAAGGTTACTGTGACACTGTTTGCAGGAAGTCGTCTTTCCTTTAGAAGGTCAGAGAAACGAGAGAGTGAAAGACACTGATGAGTTCTACTTAAAAGACGCATCTGGTCTCGAAAGGAATCCACATCGACCTGTAATCCAAGATGCGGATTAAATTTTTTCGCTCTAGTGCCACTTGATATCTGATGATACATCAAAATACTTGGCGGGAGGGTTACCCCTCGAAGTAAAGAATAAAGACGGTGTCCCGCTTCATATTGCTTGCTCCCTTTTGGTATTTCATCATTAGACATATGACAATGGTGTGACTTGTCGACAGACCTACTAAGCAGCTTCACTCGTTCCTCCTCTAAAGGAGGCCATCCTGACGATTAAATCTCTAATCCTCTCCCTGAAATCATGTGGAAAGCTGGCCCGATAAAGGGCACCGAGAAGCCTTGGGAACTCAAAGCCATTGATTGGACCGACAGTCTCTAAAATATTAAAAGCTTGTCGAATTTTACCAAATAGCATCAGCACCATCGCCGTTTTGAGCGCTCTTGCTCTAAGCACACGAAGCGCAAGCTCATGCTTGTCGCTTGGTGTCCTACTTATAATAAGCTCGGGATACCTCAAGAAGGGTTCTACTGGTCTTGGTCCTTTCAAATTCCTTGTTAATTCAGAACTTTCTCTGTGATAAATCACGTATGGTTCTAGAGAAAAAATCACGGGATGGTTCAGTAATAGCTTTAACCAGAGAAAGGTATCCTCACCGTAGAGCGCTCGTTCTTTATCAAAGAATCCCTCTAAAGCAAGCACAGTATCTCGATTCGCGACCGTCGACCAAGATGAGAGATAAGCGATACGGGCTAGAGCTACTGATAGCGATGATTGAGATGAGAGTTCAAATACTCCCTGCTCTATGCCTCGTTTCCTCCACAAGTGCATCATATCCATGCCAGCCGGGGACTCAATGTAGCCGACGCATGCAGCTTTCGCCCCAGATGTGGCATAGCGTTTAAATTGTTGCTCGATTTTTTTTAGAAAGCCTGGCATCCACTCGTCATCAGCATCCAGAAACGCAACATGTGTTCCACAAGCTTCACGAACTCCTACGTTTCTTGCTGCTCCTGGCCCTTGATTTTGCTGCGATATGAGTTTCAGTGGGGGGGCATCTCTGTATCGTCTCTGAAGCGCAAGGACTAACTCCTGTGAATCATCAGTAGAACCGTCATCCACCACAATCACCTCCATGGGAGGTGTCTCTTGAGAGAAGACGGAACTCAGGGCCCGTTCAATAGTAGAGACCTTATTATACAGGGGGATAATGACAGAAATTAGCGGTCGTTCTATTCGCATCTTTTACTTTGCTTTGCAGGAGAAACGTTTTACCAAGTGCCTTTCAGTCTCCTAAACAAAACTAGTATCTCCTATGACCAGAGTCAGAATCAGATTCAGAAGGAGTTTGGTCCAAAACTGGATTTGTCGTTCCCTTGACCCGGTGGCAAACCATAACATAACTACCGAGCAGATATGGTAATAGCTGATATGTATGTGAAAGAAACGTCATGACAACACCATAGCCAAGTGCGCCAGCGATCAGACTTGGAAAACACTTTCTGAGTTGCCATGCATTGACGATGACAATGAGATAAAGCAAAAAAAACAAACCTATACCGATAAATCCAGTTTCCGCTAACGCAAGAATCCAACTGGAATGGGCAGTTCTCTCTCCCCATTCCTCAAAGGCTGGCGTATATTGTTCATATAGTTTGGGATATTGACTCATTCCCACGCCTGTAAACGGGCGCTCGACTGCCATTCTTATGCCGGCAATAGCATAGTTCCATCGGGCCGACTTAGATGTCTTCATCTCGGCATAGTCACGTTGTAAATATGAGAGAAGAAAAATGGCTGCGAGCACAATGATTACACCTAGAAAAAACTTCCGCCGCCCTATTCCATTACCCACTAGCCAAAAGAAAGTCAGAAGAGTTGCAGTGAAACCCAGTATCGCTCCACGTGATTGACACCACCACAAAGCAAAAAGGAGCACAGTAAAGATCGTAATACGAACTATAAGCGTTCGCAGATAGGCTTTTCGGCTGAGTTTTCTCAGATTAACACTCATTAAAAAGGGAAAACTCAGGATAATGAGAGCTGCAATATCATTGGCATTCCCCCACATCCCAGCCCCGGAAAGACGATTGTGGAGGCTGAAATGTCCCGAGAGCAGTTGATCTACCATAGGACATAATATCGTGCCTGCAATGGAAGCAAGTAGGATCTTTTCAACGAATCGTAAATCAAGATGAGTTCTGACAGTGGTAGTTATGAGAAGCACAACAAGGACAGTAATTGGCATCTGTTGATAAAAGTAGAGCAACGAATCTTCTGAGGCAGTAGAAAGTGATGAGGAAAGCAAAAACCAACCATTCAGAAGAAAAAATGTAAGTGTAAACTCATCAAGCGCTAAAACTGGTGTCTTTCTGTGCAACGAGCAAATTCCATACGAACTTAAGGCCAAAGCAGCAAACATTATTGGCAGAAACTCCCAAAAGTCTCCCTCTGGGATCAACTCCCAAGGTCTCAGTAGGATAAGACTAAGGAGAGTCGCCGTTGACGCTACAGCGGATCCAAGACTGCATGTAGACATAACTCCGATAGCTAAAGATTGCACGTACGAACCCGAACCGAGAGCTATAAGTATCGGACATAAACATAGCCCGAGAAAAAGTCGAATAATGGTAATGATATGACCACTGGTATGTAGGGAAAAATGTATTAGTACAGCGCTAATGACCAGAGAAAATATCTCTACAGGAGCAATCGATAACACTACGCTTCCTCTTGATCTGGCGGTGGGAGCGCGCGAGGATTACTTCCGCTAATTAACGCAAGGCGCTGGGTTGACGGTAGAGCGGATAGCTGCCCAAGTTTGGCAACCCCGAAATCCTCAAGAAATTTTTCTGTACAGACTTCAAGCGCTCGTTTTCGTTCGAAGTATAATCCTTGTAAAATTGCCAAACCAGAACCACCAAGTACTCCTAGAAAAATGAGCCTTATCAGATCTGGAGAAAATGGTTCCGTTGGCTCACTCGGTTCCTTTAAAATAGAAAGATACATGACACCACCATCATCGCGAGACTCCTCCATCCGAAGGACTATTTCAAGATGACTTAGTTTTTTCAGCAGCTCATGATAAATATCTTGTATCGGAGCTTCAGATTGCGAATGTGTGAATGCTCTTGCCTGGATATCTTGATCAAAAATAGTTGACTTGAGTGCTCCACGCTCAATTTGCTCTGAAATCTCCCGTGATTCTTTCTTCAAGGCGATGAGTTCGGGATGTTCTTTGGTGAAGCGAGCGCTTAATCGCTTAATCTGATCTGACACCACGCTTAGCCGACGCTTTAACTGGCCGACTTCTCGCACTAGTCCAAGATCTTGTAAAGTCTGCGCAAGGAATTCGACTTGCGACTGAATCGCTATCTGTGCTCTTAGTAAGCTACCATAGCGAGCTGAAACTATGACATGCATCACCTGTTCTAATACCTCCTCTGTCAGCCTCAAGGCCTGCTCCGAACTCTTTGCCTTCGTTGATAGACGAAAACTCGTCGCTCCAAGCGAGTGGTACTCAATATTCTTGAGAAGCTCTTTCCGTTCTATCCGCCTCTTTTTTGTGCCAGCTATGCTTTCAAATAAATTAAATTTCTCGCCGAGATAATTCAAAAAATCTCGATCCAGGGCTCTCTGTATTAAGGCAGAGCGCTGAGATTTGAGCTCCGTGGGATCGGTGACTTCAGATACCAGCTCGCTAACTAATGGATTCCGAAAATATCGCGATTGTATGTCCAGAATAGTATCTGATTTATACCATTTTGGTAATATCAAGGAGGCCGCTATAGCAAGTTCAACACCAATTACAAGGGAAAGAATCCCACCAAATAAATTGCGCCGCACATAACCAACAATTTCATTAAATTCTATTTCTCTATAGAGCATGATTGTACGCGTTCCCCTTTAACTCTTAGCCAATTCGTTGCTTAGATATGACTCTCATTCGCGTCATTCATATCGACGATTATGGCACCGAGATTATTAATTTGCTCATTTTGAAAAGCCTCTGTTATTCGTGTTTGAGTGCGCTTTGGCATTTGACCTTTCTTCAATAAAAAGATAGTTCGATCTGTTTGTGCAGCGATAATAATGGGATCGGAGTGTTTAGCTGAACACCTACTCAGCTCTTGAGTGTCAATAACAATCAGATCAAACTTATCTTCCTTCTCTTTCAGGAACTCTCGTAAGAGGAACTCTGTACTAACTGGATATGTACTTGGCAGGACTCCGCTTCTTTTTTCTTGATTTGAAATATTCCTTGCCAAAATAGAATTCATATTGAAAAGCACTTGAAAATCAGTTTTCTGCCATGAATTTGGTTCACCAACTATTTCGTCCCGAACAGGCACAGTCCCCAAAGGATAGTCATTTCTTCCAGGAAGAGACTGGCAAAACGATAAAAAGAGCACTCGTCTTCTGAGAAATGCTGCGTAGCTCATACCAAACGCTAATGCAAATAGTGATTTCTCTTCGCCATTTTCATCAGAGATAATTGCTAGACTCCGAAACTCGCTCTGTTCTTGTGCTTTGACAATACGATACAGCATTCGCTTAAATGGTGGCTGCATCATACACTCATGAAGATAGGCTTGAATTGCACTATTTATTAGGAACATAGCTAATTTTTTCTCTCTTAAATTCGATAATGGATCTCTTCAGTGCCACCTGTCTTAATTGCTCCCAGTTGTTTTTACCAAGCTCAATCGCTCTATAGACCAATTGCTATAAGCCCAATGGAGGAAAGTACCGCTGCTAAAGAGGCAGCGACTCCGCTTCCTCGCTCCAGCTCGGTGGGATTACTAGAATGAACAATTAGGGTATCTCCAGGCTGAATAGTTGGAAGACTACCCACATCATCAAAGTCGATTCGTGACTGCATTAATCCATCTTGGTTCCGCGATAACAGCGTCATCCTACTAAGGTCGGCTCTATCAGTAGGGCCTCCGGCATCGGTTAAATAGGAGAGCACATCCATCCTCGATGAAAATGGGTAAGCTCCTGGAGAAAGCACTTCGCCGAGCACATGGATATAGTCACGCTCTGCTGCAATAGTATCGCTCCCTTCACTTTGAAAAAACAACGTCTCTCCTCCCTGCCAGATTGGCATTATCCCTGGCTCACCTGAAAAATAGTCCTGCAGGTTAACTAAGCGAGGGGCACCCAATTGGGTTATCCTGACATACCGTGCCCGTGATTTTGGATCTGTTGCATTTTGTAACCCCCCAGCATTCATCAGAATCTCATCTAGGGAGGTATCTTTTGGAATTAAATACGTTCCTGGCTTTTCAACTAAACCCTTGAGATTTACAAATACTTCTTTTTCCTCGATGGTTGCATCAAAATTTGGTCTTCTTAAAAATTTTCGGAAGCGCTTGTTTAAGACGGTAATAAGCTCCTCTTGCTGTAAACCCTCAACAAACAACTCAACTTCGTAAGGCAGTCGGAGTTTTCCTTTTTCATTCACCTGAAAAACTCCAGCTAAGCTGGGATCTGATGGCTCATATAATCGGATCTTATAGCCAGGCGCAATTTCACCTTCATTTCGCATCTGCCATTGCGGCGCATCTACGCGCTTCCTTTTACTATTTGTCATCATTTCATGTATTTTGAGGTATTTTAGCTCACTTGACTCTCTATCGAGGTCTCTATTCATGGTGGAACAGCCAATTATCGAGAAAGATAAAAAAACAATGAGCATGACGAAGAAGCCTCTATAAAAAGTCTCTTGCAACAGCTGTTTCCTTTTGCCAAATCTTACCTGGGTGTTCATCATTCGCTGTAAGTATCGCCTTGTCATAGATCGGTCTTTCCATAAGCTATTATCAGGGCACTTCGCTCTGAAATTGAGAAAAAAAACTTAGGTGGTAGTGAAATATATTGGCGCTCTAAGAGCTATGACAGAACTCATGACTGAAGATGGTCATTCACATTTCTCGCCCCCAGCGATAGACTCGACTCAATGGAATGGTCAGGAAAGACGCGACATACTCGTGCGGGATTACCAGCTAGTAGAGCATTTTCAGGATACGTACCAGAGGTGACGACTGAGCCAGCTGCAACAACGCTTCCATCACCAATTGTTACCCCCTTAAGGATAATAACATTCGCACCGATCCAGACATCGCTTCCAATTGAGATTTTTTTCTTGGGAAAGGCATTGTTTTTTTTATGAATTGAGCCATGTTCTCCCTCGACATGCAGATTACTTCGCGAACGAGAGGTCATCCTCAGGACTTGCTCTGCTCGCTTCTGCTTGTCTGTAGGATGAGGGTCGAAGTCCTGAATAAATATCCCCCAGCTCAGAAGTGTTCTATTACCAATCTGTATGCCTGCACGAGAGATAATATTTGCACCCCCTATGACTGAATTATGACCAATTACGACTTCACTATCACCATATGCCTCAATTTGGGTGTCGTAATAAATTATGGTCTCATCACCCACAATTATCTTTGCCAACGGTCGTTCTGCAACAAAGCTTGAAATACGCTGCGCTTTGACTTTTTGAGCGAATTGTACACCGGGAACTGAAAACAGATTGAAAATAATTCGCGACTTCAAGAATAAGAGGACACTACGAGTCTCGGCCAGAGCTTTCAGAGGACGATATCGCAGTATTTCTAGTATGGCTCTAAGCATATTCTTCTCTATACTCGCGAAACTAACTTGTTACGGTGGCCGAAGACCGCAGCTCGTGTTGCATCGGAACTGAGTATTTTTCCAGAACTGTTCTGTAGAGCTGGCTGTATCGGGACACCATTGCATTGGCACTAAACGCATCACGAAGAGGCTGCGTTAAACGCCATGATTCTTGATGAAGGCGCTCATTATCTTGCGATACTCGCTCAATAATTTCTGTCAGTGCTTTGGCTGAGGTTGTAAGGTCCTGAAGAGGAATAATCTCCGCATACTTGCGGAATGTCTCATGCCCTGGAATATCGCTCAAGACAGTGGGTCTACCTGCACCGAGCGCCTCCAGAGGAGCAAGAGGCATTCCTTCATAAAGAGAGCAAGAGAGAAAGATATCTGACATAAGGATTAACTCCTGCGGTTCACGAGACGCACCACCTACCACTAATCTGTTTGAATCCGGACATTCTCCTCTTTTTACGAGAAATCTCTGATAGTAGTTGTTGTCAGAGACCGGTCCGATAAATAGAAAGATTATCTTTCTACGCACCTCTGCGGGCAAAGCACTCCAAAGATTTAGAGCTTCCAACTGCCCTTTCTCTGGAAAAAATCTGGCAAGGTATAATACCCAAACATCACCCTTGTGCTCGCAAAGCTGCTCCTTTATCGGTAAAGGCAACTCTTGAGCCTGTATCACCTCATTCATTCTGTGCGGTGTGCTCCGAGCAGGAAACGAGACGCCGTTCGGGATAACACTCAGTAAATTATTTCGACCAATCACTTTTTGGTACTTTTCGGCAACTTCATCAGATACTGCCACCGTATGCTCAACGAACCCTGAAAATAAACGCTCATAGAGACGATACCTCCATTTTCTACGCAGATGTATCAGGGAGTGTTGCGTATAAATGATAGGTATCCTTCCGCCAAGTAATACTTTTGCAAACACACAGTACAACAGTCCACCCAATTCATGCGCATGTAATAGGACATGTTCATGACCTCTTATTTGCTGAATTAGACGCTTAACGAAAGTAAATGAGAAGCCTGGCCGCTTTCTAAACAAACTTACCGCCACACTTCTATCCTCAAACTTTCTAAGCAAGCCCTCCTCAATACGTTTTGGATCTTGATTAAATGTTAATACCTCTACGCGATAGTTCCCTTCTCGAGATATTCCATCCGTCAAACTCAGGGCCATCCTCTCTATTCCACCCATGTCAAGATTTTGCAGTACGGTCAAAATGGTAGGAGATTGATCATCCTTTCTCGTTCGCTCAATCGCCTTTCGCTGTAGTGGATGGCTCCGAAGCCGTGCAAAAATACAAAAAGTGCATAGGAAAGCTGGAGACGTTATTAGGAACCACTCCTCAGGGCTTGCAAAAAGATGCTTTGATAAGAACACAAAGGGCAAAAGCAAGGTGGCTATCAGGAAATAACGCTTCAATTCTTTCAACGGTACATAGGCCAGTAAGGGAAGTTTCGTAGACTCAGACAGGTAATGAAATGAAAAAAGACGTAGCACGATACTCGAAGAAAGGAGACCAAAAAGAGCACCACTTGCCTGAAATAAGATTGTTAAGATTGTGCAAAGCGGGATAGAGATGAGAGCACAGCGCACAAGTGTTCCAAGAATCCACTGAGAATCACCTCTAGCACGAGCAAGCGAATCATAGGGGAAAATTAAAAAAAGATATGAGAATGCAAACCATGATAAAAAGTGAGATGACTCCATATACTCTTCAGTGAAAAGTATCCTAATAATTGGCTCAGAATAAATCATCAATACCAACGCACTTGGAATAATAAAGAAAGCGAGGGTCTCAATTGCATCTGAGAATAATCGCGATGCTCTTTGCTCATCTCCTTGATGAAATGATTGAGATAATTCTGGTATGAGAATTCGAGTGACAGACCGCTCAAGGATTAGCAGTGGAGGAACGCTTAAGCAGCCAAGGGTATAAACTGCAAACTCTCTTGGTGTTATCAATTGCGAGAGTAGCAGTTGATCGAAATGCGTAATACAGATGCCAAAGAGCCATGCAAGGGAAACCGGCACAGCATACTTTACAACTTTTTTCGCTTGAGATAACCCTCCGCTGAGCCCGAAATAGTGCTCCTTCATTCCGATCATGAGCCCTACTACTCCCCGCAGAAGGCAGCTAACCGAATAAACAAGCAGAACCGCATATAGTGTTCCTACTACTAGGGCGGCTAATATCATTGCGGCAATACGTACAAAATCAAAGAGCCCCTGAAATAGCGCTCCTTGCCATACCTTTGCCCGAGCTATCAAAGCATCCTCTAAAAAGCTACCGATCGCATTACCAAATATCGCTATGCCAAATAAGCGAATAAAATGATGATCAGCATGAACAAATGTTGAGAGAAAATGTGAAGAAGTCAGAAAGACAATTAATGAAAGTCCAGTAATTATGAGAATAAATGCACCGATTATGTGAAATGAAGATCGCCACGCGTCCTCGTTTCCTGAGAAATAACTCAATGCGTTTTGAAGACCGGTAACCCCTATAAATACGGGCGCAAGGGTGACATATAAAAAGAATAGCTTGTAGAGACCAACTTCCTCAGCGGTAAGAATCCGCACCAGCAAAATGGGAATCAGTAGGCTAGCAATCGCTGACATGAAGGAGCAAATAGAAATGGGCCAGTGAGAGCTCTTGGCTTCCTCAACGATTACGGTGCTGCGCATTGTGTTCCTTGCTGACAGAGAGAATGTAAATTACGTGGGTAATTTGTTGATTCCGCACAAAATTGGCCTTTCAGAGTGTTTTTTCACCTTCTCTCCACAAATCGCGGTAGAAATGGTCAATAAGATGATGTGAAGATCTAATAGCGGACTCATATTTTGAATATAGTAGAAATCATATTCTAACTTTGTATGCGATTCCTCAATAGATGCAGCATATCCAGACTGCACCTGCGCCCACCCTGTTACTCCTGGACGAACTAAGACTCGTTGACGGAATTGTGGAATGAATGGTTCGAGTTTGGAGTAAATCTCCGGTCGCTCAGGACGAGGACCAACGAAGCTCATCTCACCTCTGATAATATTCACAAGCTGTGGCAGTTCATCCAAACGAAAACGTCGTAAATACCTTCCGAGAGGAGTGATCCGCTCATCATTCTCCTGTGCCCATCTGGGACCGCCCCTCTCGGCATCGACATTCATCGTACGCAACTTCAGGACAAAAAACGACGTGCCTTGATAGCCCAGTCGCAGTTGCCTATAAAGGACGGGACCTCGACTACTCACTTTGATAAGAAGTGCTAAGCATAGAAACAAAGGAGTGAGTACTACCAGAATGATAAATGCTAGTAATGGCTCCAATACCATTTTCATATCGCGATAACATCGCACAGCAAATGTTTGTCGCCTCGCATCCATCAAAAAGCACCATTGTCCAGTTTCTGGCACAGAAATCCGCTTTCGTAGACCTACCATCAATGAAGAGAAGTCAGCTATGGGAATACCGTGTACGTGAGCCATTATCAGGTCATTCTCGGTCGTGAAGTCAGTGATTGTTGACCGAGAGATTACATACAAATCCACATCTCTCAGAGGCAAGCATCCATTCCAGGTCGCCTTTTTCCGATTATAGAGCTTAGGACGATACTTCTCAGATAGACCAGCCACCT contains the following coding sequences:
- a CDS encoding glycosyltransferase; amino-acid sequence: MRSTVIVEEAKSSHWPISICSFMSAIASLLIPILLVRILTAEEVGLYKLFFLYVTLAPVFIGVTGLQNALSYFSGNEDAWRSSFHIIGAFILIITGLSLIVFLTSSHFLSTFVHADHHFIRLFGIAIFGNAIGSFLEDALIARAKVWQGALFQGLFDFVRIAAMILAALVVGTLYAVLLVYSVSCLLRGVVGLMIGMKEHYFGLSGGLSQAKKVVKYAVPVSLAWLFGICITHFDQLLLSQLITPREFAVYTLGCLSVPPLLILERSVTRILIPELSQSFHQGDEQRASRLFSDAIETLAFFIIPSALVLMIYSEPIIRILFTEEYMESSHFLSWFAFSYLFLIFPYDSLARARGDSQWILGTLVRCALISIPLCTILTILFQASGALFGLLSSSIVLRLFSFHYLSESTKLPLLAYVPLKELKRYFLIATLLLPFVFLSKHLFASPEEWFLITSPAFLCTFCIFARLRSHPLQRKAIERTRKDDQSPTILTVLQNLDMGGIERMALSLTDGISREGNYRVEVLTFNQDPKRIEEGLLRKFEDRSVAVSLFRKRPGFSFTFVKRLIQQIRGHEHVLLHAHELGGLLYCVFAKVLLGGRIPIIYTQHSLIHLRRKWRYRLYERLFSGFVEHTVAVSDEVAEKYQKVIGRNNLLSVIPNGVSFPARSTPHRMNEVIQAQELPLPIKEQLCEHKGDVWVLYLARFFPEKGQLEALNLWSALPAEVRRKIIFLFIGPVSDNNYYQRFLVKRGECPDSNRLVVGGASREPQELILMSDIFLSCSLYEGMPLAPLEALGAGRPTVLSDIPGHETFRKYAEIIPLQDLTTSAKALTEIIERVSQDNERLHQESWRLTQPLRDAFSANAMVSRYSQLYRTVLEKYSVPMQHELRSSATVTS
- a CDS encoding glycosyltransferase; this encodes MRIERPLISVIIPLYNKVSTIERALSSVFSQETPPMEVIVVDDGSTDDSQELVLALQRRYRDAPPLKLISQQNQGPGAARNVGVREACGTHVAFLDADDEWMPGFLKKIEQQFKRYATSGAKAACVGYIESPAGMDMMHLWRKRGIEQGVFELSSQSSLSVALARIAYLSSWSTVANRDTVLALEGFFDKERALYGEDTFLWLKLLLNHPVIFSLEPYVIYHRESSELTRNLKGPRPVEPFLRYPELIISRTPSDKHELALRVLRARALKTAMVLMLFGKIRQAFNILETVGPINGFEFPRLLGALYRASFPHDFRERIRDLIVRMASFRGGTSEAA
- a CDS encoding acyltransferase, which gives rise to MLRAILEILRYRPLKALAETRSVLLFLKSRIIFNLFSVPGVQFAQKVKAQRISSFVAERPLAKIIVGDETIIYYDTQIEAYGDSEVVIGHNSVIGGANIISRAGIQIGNRTLLSWGIFIQDFDPHPTDKQKRAEQVLRMTSRSRSNLHVEGEHGSIHKKNNAFPKKKISIGSDVWIGANVIILKGVTIGDGSVVAAGSVVTSGTYPENALLAGNPARVCRVFPDHSIESSLSLGARNVNDHLQS
- a CDS encoding sugar transferase, which translates into the protein MGIKLLLLGVLKALHTERLLIALTVSLGWGVYLAQCEMGEQLSSVMTYLFCLGSGSIALFFSNDGSKNAPLSFWPQPWSLLSDFLLISVLGLLSFVIVNQVWSWQAGYQIHYHTQSLIVGSSIIGVSAGIINLLLAWVLNTLGYRKTIIFDLTEMEEKALREEVAGLSEKYRPKLYNRKKATWNGCLPLRDVDLYVISRSTITDFTTENDLIMAHVHGIPIADFSSLMVGLRKRISVPETGQWCFLMDARRQTFAVRCYRDMKMVLEPLLAFIILVVLTPLFLCLALLIKVSSRGPVLYRQLRLGYQGTSFFVLKLRTMNVDAERGGPRWAQENDERITPLGRYLRRFRLDELPQLVNIIRGEMSFVGPRPERPEIYSKLEPFIPQFRQRVLVRPGVTGWAQVQSGYAASIEESHTKLEYDFYYIQNMSPLLDLHIILLTISTAICGEKVKKHSERPILCGINKLPT